Proteins from a genomic interval of Trifolium pratense cultivar HEN17-A07 linkage group LG6, ARS_RC_1.1, whole genome shotgun sequence:
- the LOC123888758 gene encoding ATP-dependent Clp protease proteolytic subunit 3, chloroplastic: MEVSLASTCMPLSFNSNKKTLLKHNHNNNIFHSQIPTFKVSTKPLFIVNASNRPTLSSNWIVNNDFSAAKTSSPWLPKFEELDTTNMLLRQRIVFLGSQVDDMIADFIVSQLLFLDAEDPKKDIKLFINSPGGSVTAGMGVYDAMKLCKADISTVCFGLAASMGAFLLAAGTKGKRYCMPNARVMIHQPLGGGSGRVTEISIRAREMVYQKVRLNKILSRITGKSEEQIDLDTFRDNFMNPWEAKEYGLVDDVIDDGKPGLVAPNADPTPPPKLKQNKWEVPENFKVTKKLPSEETLTDV, from the exons ATGGAAGTGAGTTTAGCTTCAACATGTATGCCACTGAGCTTCAATTCGAACAAGAAGACACTGTTAAAGCATAATCATAACAATAACATTTTTCACTCTCAAATTCCCACCTTCAAAGTTTCAACCAAACCTCTTTTCATCGTTAACGCATCAAATAGACCCACTTTATCCTCTAATTGGATCGTTAACAATGATTTTTCTGCAGCAAAAACCTCTTCTCCATGGCTTCCCAAATTCGAAGAACTCGATACTACCAACATGCTTCTCCGTCAAAGGATTGTCTTTCTGGGTTCTCAG GTGGATGATATGATTGCAGATTTTATAGTTAGTCAGCTTTTGTTTTTGGATGCTGAGGATCCTAAGAAAGACATCAAGTTGTTTATTAATTCACCTGGTGGTTCTGTTACTGCTG GAATGGGAGTTTATGACGCCATGAAGTTATGCAAGGCAGATATTTCAACCGTTTGCTTTGGACTTGCAGCATCCATGGGTGCATTTCTCCTTGCTGCTGGTACAAAAGGGAAGAGGTATTGTATGCCGAACGCCAGAGTTATGATCCATCAACCGCTGGGAGGTGGTAGTGGAAGA GTTACAGAAATTAGCATCCGTGCAAGAGAAATGGTATATCAGAAGGTTAGATTAAACAAGATACTATCAAGAATTACAGGAAAGTCTGAAGAGCAG ATTGATTTGGACACATTTCGTGATAATTTTATGAATCCTTGGGAAGCGAAGGAATACGGTTTGGTTGATGATGTTATTGATGACGGAAAACCAGGATTAGTTGCTCCAAATGCCGATCCAACACCACCTCCAAAACTGAAACAGAATAAATGGGAAGTTCCAGAAAACTTTAAAGTTACGAAGAAATTGCCCTCAGAGGAAACACTAACTGATGTATGA